A DNA window from Daucus carota subsp. sativus chromosome 3, DH1 v3.0, whole genome shotgun sequence contains the following coding sequences:
- the LOC135151443 gene encoding uncharacterized protein LOC135151443 has product MPPGRQNRANKRDDNNDNNNPERTMAQILQILAQQTANLTQQQERQANPQVTFKNFQSVNPQEFKGSADPIEARVWLKEIEKAFVLVKVRDEQKTEFASYYLKEKATYWWKSVRAMEETEDVTWDRFKELFLEKYFPQFLQDRMELQFLELK; this is encoded by the coding sequence ATGCCTCCTGGAAGACAAAACCGTGCAAACAAACGTgatgataacaatgataataACAATCCAGAACGTACCATGGCCCAGATTCTTCAGATCTTGGCCCAACAGACTGCCAACCTGACTCAGCAGCAGGAAAGGCAGGCTAATCCCCAGGTTACTTTCAAAAACTTTCAGTCTGTTAATCCCCAAGAGTTTAAGGGTTCAGCGGACCCTATTGAGGCTAGGGTATGGTTGAAGGAAATTGAAAAGGCATTTGTGTTAGTCAAAGTGAGAGATGAGCAGAAGACTGAGTTTGCTAGTTATTATCTGAAGGAGAAAGCCACCTATTGGTGGAAGTCTGTAAGGGCAATGGAAGAGACGGAGGATGTTACATGGGATAGGTTTAAGGAGTTGTTTTTGGAGAAATACTTTCCTCAATTTCTTCAGGATCGAATGGAGTTACAGTTTTTAGAATTGAAGTAG